TCTTTTATCCTCTTTATCAGTTTTGGCACCACCTCAAACAGATCTCCCACTATTCCCAAATCCGCAACCTTAAAGATCGGGGCATCGGGGTCCTTATTGATTGCCACGATATAATCCGCAGAGCTCATCCCTGCCAAATGCTGAATGGCCCCCGAGATTCCTATAGCTATATAGATTCCGGGCTTCACGGTCTTACCCGTCTGTCCCACCTGGTGAGAATAGGCAATCCATTCAGAATCAACAGCCGCACGAGATGCTCCAACCGCTCCATCCAAAGCCTCTGCAAGCTCTTCGATCATAGCGAAATTCTTGGAATCCTTGATTCCTCTTCCCCCAGAGACGATCACGTTTGCGTCTGTGATATTGATCAGATTTGTCTTCTCTTTTTCAAATGATATGTATTTACATCTATCTTCTTCGAGATCAAAGCTGTATTCTTCACGGATAATAACACCGCTGCGAGAATCGTCCCGCGGCAGGGGATTCATTACTTTGTGCCGTACTGTAGCCATTTGCGGACGGCTGTTTGCCGTAATGATGGTAGCCATGATGTTGCCACCAAAAGCAGGGCGGGTCTGCAAGAGATTGCCGCTTTCCTCGTCGATGGCCAATCCGGTGCAATCTGCAGTTAAGCCTGTATTCAGCTTGATTGCCACTCTGGGGATGAAGCTTCTGCCGGTCACTGTAGCGCCTGCCAGAATGATCTCAGGATAATACTTCTCGGCCAAGAATATCATAGCTTCACTGTATTTCTCATCCCTGAAATGCTCCAGGGCAGGATCATCGATGCTAATAACCTGATCCGCTCCGTAGGCTATCAATTCTTCGGCCAGACCGTTGAGCTGGTAGCCCAGCAGGATCGCAGTCAAATCGCAGGATAACTGATCGGCCAATTCTCTGCCCTTGCCCAAAAGTTCGTGAGACACTCCGGCAATCACACCCTCACGCTGTTCCGCAAACA
This sequence is a window from Candidatus Cloacimonadota bacterium. Protein-coding genes within it:
- a CDS encoding electron transfer flavoprotein subunit alpha, yielding MIEVLVEKCIGCGACLKACAYDAIKINSKVAEIDIDKCVLCGACVQACPFDAILIRKKSVEHVDKAQYSGVWVFAEQREGVIAGVSHELLGKGRELADQLSCDLTAILLGYQLNGLAEELIAYGADQVISIDDPALEHFRDEKYSEAMIFLAEKYYPEIILAGATVTGRSFIPRVAIKLNTGLTADCTGLAIDEESGNLLQTRPAFGGNIMATIITANSRPQMATVRHKVMNPLPRDDSRSGVIIREEYSFDLEEDRCKYISFEKEKTNLINITDANVIVSGGRGIKDSKNFAMIEELAEALDGAVGASRAAVDSEWIAYSHQVGQTGKTVKPGIYIAIGISGAIQHLAGMSSADYIVAINKDPDAPIFKVADLGIVGDLFEVVPKLIKRIKEVRA